A genomic region of Coriobacteriaceae bacterium contains the following coding sequences:
- a CDS encoding MDR family MFS transporter, with product MGLTRKQWMMLVVIVIGTFVTILNQTLVTPALPAIMAEMSIDAATGQWLTTGFTLVNAIMIPITAYLQDRFSVRRLFLFSMSVFAVGSLLCGWGPTFDVLLAGRLVQAVGAGILMPMSMTVLLVMFPVDRRGSAMGVFGLIIAFAPAIGPTVSGIMVDTVNWHVMFYVVAALVAVVVVAAAFLIEQRSPKTKGDAALDPLSVVLSTLGFGGLLYGFSVFGSNGIDLVSGITILVGCACIVWFFFRQMHLETPMLRVRILFNRNFLIATIIGMLVQASLLVAPVLMPIYVQDLLGYSATVSGLVIMPGAIIMGIMNPIAGRIFDKHGARAMGIIGMLLLAATTLGFVFVGTNTSIAVITILFAVRMFSMALVNMPITTWGMNALDTKFMNHGTSINNTLRQVAGSLGTALVVSIYTVAQIQIGGPNPPVEASMTAFNIAFMICTALVLIGAVLTIIFVKGKPGTIEATGAEGETVHERGVAGENKTLLERIMKRDVYVLHSDDTVQAAMQLFINEGISACPIVDRDDRPVGFISDGDILKNLARNSSSFMDPVALIAMTAQDKRGYDEKLEELMEKPVASIGTRNFLSVNVHESIDEVCRVLADNHLKKVPVMEDGKICGIINRSDITRYSMEAYLEGRPEDAVYCEAEGDGTKCECEPEHVS from the coding sequence ATGGGTCTAACCAGAAAACAATGGATGATGCTTGTCGTCATCGTAATCGGCACGTTCGTCACCATTCTCAACCAGACGCTTGTCACGCCGGCGCTTCCCGCCATCATGGCCGAGATGTCCATCGATGCGGCGACAGGCCAATGGCTTACCACGGGTTTCACGCTCGTGAACGCCATCATGATTCCCATTACCGCCTACCTTCAGGATCGCTTCTCGGTGCGTCGTCTATTCCTCTTCTCCATGAGCGTCTTTGCCGTCGGCTCCTTGCTTTGTGGATGGGGACCCACCTTCGACGTTCTCCTGGCCGGGCGTCTCGTTCAGGCTGTAGGTGCGGGCATACTCATGCCCATGTCCATGACCGTCCTGCTCGTCATGTTTCCCGTCGACCGCAGGGGCTCGGCCATGGGCGTCTTCGGCCTCATCATCGCCTTCGCCCCGGCAATCGGTCCCACGGTTTCGGGCATCATGGTCGATACGGTCAATTGGCATGTCATGTTCTACGTCGTTGCGGCACTTGTCGCCGTTGTCGTTGTGGCAGCTGCCTTTCTCATCGAGCAGCGTAGCCCCAAGACCAAAGGCGATGCGGCGCTCGATCCGCTTTCCGTCGTGCTCTCCACGCTCGGCTTTGGCGGCCTGCTCTATGGATTCAGCGTCTTTGGCTCCAACGGCATCGATCTTGTGAGCGGTATCACCATTCTCGTTGGTTGCGCGTGCATCGTCTGGTTCTTCTTCAGGCAGATGCATCTCGAGACACCGATGCTGCGCGTGCGCATACTCTTCAACCGCAACTTCCTCATCGCGACCATCATCGGCATGCTCGTTCAGGCGTCCCTGCTCGTGGCGCCCGTGCTCATGCCCATTTACGTGCAGGACCTTCTGGGCTATTCCGCAACGGTGTCTGGCCTTGTCATCATGCCCGGCGCCATCATCATGGGCATCATGAATCCCATCGCAGGACGCATCTTCGATAAGCACGGTGCACGCGCCATGGGCATCATCGGCATGCTCCTGCTCGCGGCAACCACGCTGGGATTCGTCTTTGTCGGAACGAACACGTCAATCGCCGTCATCACGATTCTGTTCGCCGTGCGCATGTTCTCGATGGCGCTCGTGAACATGCCCATCACCACCTGGGGCATGAACGCGCTCGACACCAAGTTCATGAATCACGGCACGTCCATCAACAATACGCTGCGCCAGGTTGCGGGCTCGCTTGGCACGGCGCTCGTCGTCTCGATCTACACGGTGGCCCAGATACAGATCGGTGGCCCCAATCCGCCGGTCGAGGCATCCATGACGGCGTTCAACATCGCGTTCATGATTTGCACGGCGCTCGTACTCATCGGTGCAGTCCTCACCATCATCTTCGTCAAGGGCAAGCCTGGCACGATCGAGGCGACGGGCGCCGAAGGCGAAACCGTGCACGAGCGTGGCGTCGCTGGCGAGAACAAGACCTTGCTCGAACGCATCATGAAGCGCGACGTGTACGTGCTGCATAGCGATGATACGGTGCAGGCGGCCATGCAGCTCTTCATCAACGAAGGAATCAGCGCCTGTCCCATCGTCGATCGTGACGACAGGCCCGTTGGTTTCATTTCCGATGGCGACATACTCAAGAACCTTGCGCGCAATTCCAGTTCCTTCATGGATCCGGTGGCGCTCATCGCCATGACGGCGCAGGACAAGCGCGGTTACGACGAGAAGCTCGAGGAGCTTATGGAGAAACCCGTCGCCTCCATCGGCACGCGCAACTTCCTGAGCGTCAACGTGCATGAGAGCATCGACGAGGTATGCCGTGTGCTGGCCGACAACCATCTCAAAAAGGTGCCGGTCATGGAGGACGGCAAGATTTGCGGCATCATCAATCGCAGCGATATCACCCGCTATTCGATG